From Lolium perenne isolate Kyuss_39 chromosome 5, Kyuss_2.0, whole genome shotgun sequence, a single genomic window includes:
- the LOC127304826 gene encoding uncharacterized protein → MDHSNINCSGHGAEIEALLWRQQELVTQLRALILPQLHDVDIGSAELALQLFDDVIGCNTSVVSKLFSARGGVSFEPVDDKSLVRKNSTSTTTTTAHDDGMDERLEQQTMHSRSAGRKRRRNEGKRSRSLVTNVPDYDGHQWRKYGQKKINGSQHARSYYRCTFTERNCPATKTIQQQDKDGGSANYSTDANGDEAAKYTVVYYSDHTCKASDIMSNNNIADHLPNLVDIDCPSTGKTEILTAGITEWETELDVPALLEVFKQFSS, encoded by the exons ATGGACCATAGCAACATCAACTGCAGCGGCCATGGCGCCGAGATTGAGGCGCTGCTGTGGCGGCAGCAGGAGCTCGTGACCCAGCTCCGGGCGCTCATCCTTCCACAACTCCACGACGTCGATATCGGGTCGGCCGAACTCGCCCTCCAGCTCTTTGACGACGTCATCGGCTGCAACACCAGCGTCGTATCAAAGCTCTTCAGTGCTCGAGGTGGAGTGTCATTCGAGCCTGTCGACGACAAGTCCTTGGTGAGGAAGAACAGTACTAGCACGACCACTACCACTGCCCATGATGACGGCATGGATGAAAGATTGGAGCAACAGACGATGCATAGTAGAAGCGCTGGTCGAAAGAGAAG GAGGAATGAAGGTAAGCGATCAAGATCTCTCGTGACAAATGTTCCGGATTATGACGGTCACCAGTGGAGAAAATATGGGCAGAAGAAGATCAACGGAAGCCAACATGCTAG GAGCTACTACAGATGCACCTTCACGGAACGGAACTGCCCGGCAACAAAGACAATCCAGCAGCAGGATAAAGACGGCGGCAGTGCTAATTATTCCACAGATGCCAATGGGGATGAAGCTGCAAAATACACTGTGGTGTACTACAGTGATCACACCTGCAAAGCCAGCGACATCATGAGCAACAACAACATTGCCGACCATCTGCCTAATCTTGTAGATATTGACTGTCCCAGCACTGGGAAAACAGAAATATTAACGGCAGGTATCACAGAGTGGGAGACGGAATTGGATGTGCCGGCCCTGCTAGAGGTCTTCAAACAATTCTCTTCTTAA